DNA sequence from the Microtus ochrogaster isolate Prairie Vole_2 chromosome 2, MicOch1.0, whole genome shotgun sequence genome:
GGCTTTTAAGGGAACGAGACAGATATgcagtacacatatatacatgcaagcaaaaatgttcatacatataaaataaaaataaataaatactttgtaagataatataaaattttaagtataaaaagtAGAAGTTTGGAAAAGGGTAGTAATTTACTTAtcataatcaagagcagaagaaTTCATAAAGCCAGGTCAGTTAGTACAGAACTCAAGTTCATGAGCATCACATATCCACATGGTTTGATTTTCCACGGTATGTCTCCCTCCTGGAGATGTCAAGGAGCCTTTCTTTGACCAAACTCATTGTCCTGTATAACTGACCACACAACTTTTTGCTAtcaatatttttgtcatattctcTTGTTGCtaccctctcctgtcctctgcctTTGATGACATAGTTCAGTGTGATCATCTTACACATACATTTAGCTTCTTTACATCTGCTTCCAACTCCTGTcttacatgtacatataacatTCCTGACTTCCTTATCTAGTCGCAAATATTTCTGGTTACCTTATGgagaaaatgtggttttttttttctttttacttttttaatccATATGTCCTTTGTTTTGACTGCAAGTTAGTTATTCCACTGTGAAAACAGACTTAGGAAACAGGTCATTCCACTCTAGAGATTGTTTCTATGTCTAtgactaactctctctctctaagtGCTACTAGAGATTGAGCCCTTGAGGAAAGGCTGTTCACTAAGCAATCACCTAAATAAAATCAGAAGTGATGTAGATCCCAACAGATGTTACACCATAGCAAGGAAGCACGGGGAAAAACAAGGTAAcatgacttttccaaaagaccatgactgatggaggaaggtcattggttaattaataaagaaactgcttggccctgataggttagaacataggtgggtagagtaaacagaacagaatgctgggaggaagaggaagtgagctcagacgccatgctcccctctcccaggcagatgagatgaagcaagctgccaggtcagacatgctggatctttcccagtaagactggtgctacacagattactaaatatgggttaaggcaaggtgtgagaattagccattaagaggttagaactaatggccaagcagtgtttaaaagaatacagtttgtgtgttgttattttggggcataagctagccaggcagccaggagctgggtggcaggaacacagcccacagctccttcaacaccatGACTTCTTAACTTGTGAACAAAAAGACATCCAAATGGCTAGGCATGTAATTGAAATATCTGCTTATGAAGTGATTAGTGAGCTCAAAGagagcataaacaaataaacaatgatGCAATGGAATCAACCCAGGATGTGAAGAAAAAGTCAACAGCGTATATGAGAAATTCAGCAAGCAAAcagattttgaagaaaaaatgaacacaaatgctagaaatgaaaatccaatgaattaaataaaaaaaatcctagaataTGGAAAGCCATATAATAAACAAGATAGATAATGCATAAGGAATGGTaccagagctggggagacaggtCGGTGtgcaaagtgtttgctgtgcaagcaccaGGGTCTGAGTTCAAATTTCTACAAGCCGTATAAAGCACAGATGTGCAGCAGGAGCATGTGCAGCCCTAATGCTTCTGTGGGGTGATGTGAGctagagacaggagcatccccAGAGGCTCATGGACCAGCTAACCTAGAGTGCATGGTGGAAAAGCAACAAAGAGTCACTGTCTTgcctggttgtggtggtgcacatccttaatcccagtacttggtaggcAAAGGCAAggagatggctgtgagtttgaggtcatcctagTCTATATATTGAGTTAAGTTGGCAatagcaaaaaaacaaaccaaacaacaacaatccTAGGGATAAGTCTAACTCAGAGGGTAAGGGACCTCTAAAACAAGAAGTTTAAAGCATAAAgacaaaaagatatattttattatacttaagatattaaaggaaggaaagatttttcTATGCTTAGAGGTGACCAAAAAATTGTGATGAAAAATTGATATATTACCAAAAGCACTATACAGATTCAATTCAGTCTCACTAAAATTCCAATGATATTCtacatacaaatagaaaaaattatcaaattgatATAGAAGCAAAAAAGACCCCCAATAGCTGAACCATACTACAATGTCTGATCTCAAATTATACTATCTAAGCCACAGTTACAATAACAGCATGATGCAGGCACGACCTGCATATATAGGCATATGGACCAACAGGATAGAAAAAGAGGACCTAGAAATTAGCCCTAGAGATGCAGCTATAGGCATCTAAAATTTTTACAAAGGTGCCAAAAACATAtatcagagaaaaagagaataaatggTGCCCAGAGAGCTAGATATCCACATAGAGATGACCATGACTAGATCTCTGCTTTTCACCTTGTAAAGAAAAACTACTGACAATGGGTGAAGGCCTTAATTAAGACAAATGCTTTGGAGGAAAATGTAGGGCAAATACCCAAGATAAGGGCCAGacaaggactttttaaaaaggaccCTTTAGCTCAGGAAATAATAGTCTGGCTTGAGAAGTGAAATCCCACAGAACAAAAAGACTGCTGGACAGCGAAGCAGACAGCAGAGTGGGGAGATGACCTACTTATGGGAGAAAATTGTGCCAACTGTACATGTAACAGAAAATTCATacctaaaatacacaaagaacccCGTTATTTTCCTCCAGGAACACAGGCTTCACAGCCACATGAACCAGGGAGGGACCCCTGGCTTCCGCTGAACATTGCAAACACCtccactgaaagagaaagatggccagaacaaaaacaagacaacaaacaaaaaagaaaaagggggtggggggagaaaaggaaggaggtgtAAACCAATGAATGACTTCAAATTTGTAAGTCCTGGTGCAGAATAAAAAGCAACCCAAAAAAGCAAGAGAACACATCTCATGCACGAATGGCTAATCCCCCACATAAGTATGCCTTTGATAAAAACAGCCTGAAAGAACTTCCAATGACTACAGCCACATTCAGACATGTCACAGAGGAGAAACAAGCCCCCAAAgctgaatgaaataaagaaattcatCAGAGGGACCCAGGAGCATCCCCAAACAGTCCAGGCTCTTGCTGTTGCTCATAGCTGCTCATCAGCACTGCATGAGTGATGACTCTGTTGCTGACAACACCACATACTTGAGTTGCAAGACACTGAGACAACAATCTTGAACTGCCCAGGAAACTTTCTCCCTGACAAATGGCCTTCATAGTGCCTGCTGGAAGGTGCTGGGGGAGAAACGTCATCCATGGTCTTGTCTAGTGCTGCTCTCTGCATGCTTTCCAGACCAAATATGCCCACTAGTAAACACTGTGGCAAGACTCTTTTTGGTCTTGATTGGATTTGAGGTCTGCTCTGCAGGAGGAAATGCATACTTAGGGCTGTAAACAGGATGAAGGGGGTCACAGGGCCTAGGGGAGAGTCTACTGATGTTGTTCTTTTAAACGGTTCCATTACCAAACCGCCTTCTAAATAGTTATATTTCTATCCACAGATGTATGCTGCTCCCAACTTTGGCTAGGGAAGTTTCTTATTGCAGTGGGTGGTGGTTAAGGCAGAGGTACATTGTTGTTTAAAGTGCTGAGAATAGGTGACTTTGAATGTCAAGCAATCAATGAGACATCTACATCTAACTCCCCAAGCTCAGGGGACTTCACAgaagatgggacagaaagaatgtaagagccagaggatggaaaGCAGGGCTGTGAGAGGCTGTCCTCTGGACACAACATGGCTTTGCAgtatgagctcacagcagctgtggtgaTCAAACCAGTCAAAATTTCCATCATCAACGGGGGAGGGGCTTGCGAGGCTCCACCCCGACTTGAGAagttattggcagttgatggcttgAAGGGAGAGTTACTTACTTTTAGGAGTGTGGCAGTGGACATTGTCTGTGCACCAGTGGATGACCCCATGCCTATGTGTATGTGGGCACctctaattggactcagtgggttaataagtgaataaattatATAAGGACAGACTTTGAAGGAGAAGAATGGGAAGAGTTCTAGGAGAACTGACTTAGGAAGTAAGGAATGGATAAGATCAAGAAATATTGTCTTTTGTGCACATAGgagattttcaaaaataaataaaaatttaaaaatataatataaaagaaacccTCAAAGAACCCTAttaataaagcacacacacacacaatacaacatccttagtcattaagGAAATATAATTCAAAACAACAATGAGATTCCATGGCACCTCAGTTAAGGATGGTTGTcatcaggaaaacaaatgacagaaagaaTGCAAGGAAAAAGGTTTATACACTGAGAATGCAAATTACAGTGGCCACTGCCATGGAAGTtctcaaaagactaaaaatagaaCTCCCATGTGACACATTTATACTATTCTGGTGTGTATAACCAAATAATTCTAAGTCTGCAAACCACATTTATTATGTCACTATTCACAGTAGTCAAAATATAGAACCATCAAcagaaaaaagagcaaaaaaacattagttatatacatgcatatatatgtactataaagttttattaaaccaTTGTTAAGAAcaaaatgatgtcattttaaaggaaatgacACCATCATgttaaacaaaacaagccagactcagaaaaagcAACTAtaatatgttttctctcatgtgtaaTCTACCAGTCATTTATCTCCTGAAAAGAGGAAGATTGTCAGAAAGAAAGAGGGTCATTGGTGTGAGGTGGGGGCAAGAAATGACAATGGGGAGTTGAATGTATGCAAAGTACAGGATACACACGTGCGAGCATCACAATGAAACCCACTGTTTCATAGTCTCATTTTAGAACACTCATTTCAGTATTGGAGACTGGCTTGGCTTATATATGCCATGTAACAGTGCACAGCCGAGCTACCTCCTCATCTTGTATGTTCATTACAAACAAACTGTAACTGGTTATCTTCAGACAGGACAGAGACACTCATCACCTTTCTAAGAGATGCCAGGCCGTTCCTGCTTCCTCTTGTATCTATTTATCAGGTAGACTAGCACAAGTGTGAAGAAGATCAGAGCAGTGATGACAGCTGCAATCCAGGATTTCCTTTCGTCTTCATTGGATTCTGACCTTGGAAGAACTAGAAATGACCACAAGTTTTCAGTCAGTAAgaaactccttccttccttccttccttccttccttccttccttccttccttccttccttccttcctttccaccaTTTCTTTGAGTTTTAGGGTCTTAGGAAACTGAAATTAACAACAGGAGGCTTAGAAAGTCCCTTGGTAGTGGTCCCTCCATCCACCATCATCTTGAAGTCAGGCTCTAGATCACCTCTCATTTGGGCAAATTGAACAACCTTCTCATGGGCAGCCACTTCCAAGTGTTTGATTATTATTTCCACTGAGGTGGCCCAGGGATTCATCAGCCTGCCTTTTGGCATGCCTCCTGAGTTAGAaagcctttgaaatttcctcatTCTCTGGAAAATCAGATCCCTGAAGGCCAGGAATTGCTTCCTAGAATAGGAATGCCTAACTGCAGTCCGGGAAGTTGATGGAAGGTTGAGTGGCTCACGTTatagacatttacagaaacagttcTTTTGTTTAATCCTAAATTCTAGGAAAACTGAGGAAGATCTCCCATAGTTTAGCTGCAATTTGTAGGCACTCATTCTGCTCCCAGAATAATAAGATGAAGAATTATTGGCACCATGGATCATATTTAATACCTTCTGAGTGTGTCCCCGTTTGTCTCACTCGAACCTGTTTGGAATTTCCAATAAAGGAGGATTATGCTTCTTATTGGAAGACTTCCACCTTTTGATACTCTGATTCAGTGGCTAACCTATCTCTGAGTAAAGCATAGGTTGGGGACCCTTTTGCTGAGGTAGCCAGAGCAGAAGCGTTTCTGAAGGTGGTACCTGGGGAAGTTCTATACAGTTGCCAAGTAGAGGTGAGCCATGATGAGTGTATGGTGCTGATCCATCCCTGCTCATTTGTGGacaaggggggtgggggggtggggtatGATGTTGGTGTCCACACAAAAGTGCTGAGCTTCAGGCACTACTTAGGTCATCTATATGGTCATCTATACTGCAGTAGAAGCAAATGGGACAGCTAAGTGGCCCTTTCAGTGACTGAGACATCTGAGTAAAAGGAAATCAGTTACCAGGAAAGGCAGTGTGGGTTTAGTTGTAAACCTGGCTGTGGGCACTTGTCACGGGGATGCTTCTAGGAGTATGTCCATAGGCCAAGCTACTGAGGGAGgcacaggagaaaggaggaggcaaagccagggaatgcagaaagagatggatggagggatggcgCCACAAGGGGCAaatcagagggctggagagggcgGGAGAGGGCGGGAGGAGGGACTGTAGAAACAAAAGGCAGATCACTGGGGGATGGGATCAGGCTCAAAATAAACAGTGATGGGGGTCAGGTGGGTACAAGGTGCCTTCATTCTAGAAGGAATGGTTGCTTCTCAAAAGTGGGGTACAGGCATAGTTTAGTTCTCAAAAGGACAAAGCTGGGACTGAgtttcaaccttttttttttttgttattgttccaTCAGCATGGAAGCCAGAAACATACCAAGAAGATGCTACAAACCCTCCTTCACTAAGtctgtcttaaaaatacttcCTGCTTCTTATTGGATACAACTGATTCACTGTGGTCCTCCCTCTCATCACTGTGGTCCTCTCATCAGCGGAGAACACTTGCTGCCTCATGATACTTCTGTGCAGAAAGTCACTGCAAATCGGAGGGTCTTTCATTTAGAACCCCGTCCCCTTTTCCATCGTATTTACCGAGCCCAGTAATCCATTTTGCAGTGTGGTAAGGCTCTAGTGCCTTCAGAAGGCTTATCTGACTTCCAGAGATCTTGCCTGCCTCTGAAGGCTCTCAGAGCTGATCATCAGCTTGTTTTAAATTTAGGCAATTGTTTCCACAAACTATAATTTAGACTtgaatttcatctttaaaaattcaggtTATCATGTATGTATGCCATTGAGTTCTTATTTTCTTGGAAGAATCTTAAGAACTAGAAGGTATCTTCCATCTTTGTGTTTCCAGTCTTGTACTGGACAACGCCTAGAATGATTCCATATGCACAGTAAGTAAGTACTGTTGGGAAGCAGGTTTAAacatagtatgtatgtgtgtgtgtgtatgtgtgtgtgcacatgtgtgtgtatgtgtgtgtatgtgtgtgtgcgcatgtgtgtatgtgtgtgtatgtgtgtgtgcatgtgtgtgtatgtgtgtgtgcatgtgtgtgtgtgcatgtgtgtgcatgtgtgtgcgcgcgcatgtgtgtgtatgtgtgtgtgtgcacgtgcatgtgtgtgtgcgcatgtgtgtgtgcgcgtgtgtgtgcattttattCAATCGAAGGCTTCTTGTTAGGGGATATCTTCTATTTTCTGACTACAATATCTCATTCAAGAATAACTCCAAAGTCTGGGTCATTTTCAGGGCTAAGCCCAGATTCATAGACTCGTGGGCCGAGGATCATGCAGGGGTAGCAGAAGCCTTCTATTTGAGTCCTTTCCAGTGGTCTGCCAGAAGGTTTTCTTGCAAGCAGTGAACATTGAGAGGTTGGGCTAAAATGTTTTCCACCTAACTCCCCATGAAATGAGTCGTCTTGGGAAGCAGCCTTACCTATATCTTGAGGTGTGGAGGAAGTCGTCATTGACTCGGTTTCTAGAACACACACGGCGGTCACACTCCACACATCGTCAGGGAATGGGATGGAGAGGTTAATGGAAACACTGAAGAGTTCCGTGACGTTGTCTTGTGATATCAGCATCTCATCGCTGTACTCGTTAGTTGAATTAGCGATCCAAACATACATCTTGGTAGGTTTGGGAAAACCTTGCTGAGATGAGCAGGTCAAATTTATGCCAGAATTCCTGTCTTTATACTGAACCTCGATTTTAGGGTCACTGAAGTTAGCTGGAGGCAGAATAGAGATGGAAACAGTCAGTCTAAACGCAGATGTATTTACAAAGGAACGGCAAACAACTAACAGCAAATTCCTTAATTGGGGCTCATCTGGTGCTCTCAAGGCTTGGGCTTCAGCCTACAGTGATGGCTACCTGATAAGCCTTACATTTATCTTTCAAGAAACCCACTTAACTCCTTATCCCAGTCAAGAGAGCACTCTCTGAGAGCCAGGCTAGCTAAAATGATCTCGCCAAGGTCTCTAGTGAAGCCCTATTAAAGGAAGTGGAGTCTGAGTGGCAGTCCGCTCAGACTATGGGGCCTCTATTGCCATGGGGAAGCATCTAACTTTCCACCCAGGGAAGGAACTGAGATTCcaccaggaactcacagagtttacGGTCCTTGCATGCCTTGGGTCCCATCTTAAGAAcctaagaataagaataagaagtgGGGCCTTTGTGTTTACAAACTCAGACTATTGTTTTTTGACGTGATTGCTGTGGTATCATCATCATGCGttataacagtggttctcaacctgtaggatGTGCCCCCCCCTTTGGGGACTGCATATCTGATATCCTGCAGTCAGACACTTATATTATGATTTACAACAGTAGAAAAACCACAGTTATCAAGcagcaaataattttatggttggaggtcaccacatcatgaggaactgtattaaaaggtcgcagcattaggaagattgagaactacTGTTCTGTAAGAATTCATCCGTCTGGGGGCAAATTCAATCCACTCTcacctttgttttctcttgtgtaCTTTGGGCTGAAGTGAACTGGGACACAGATCTTAGACCTGAAAACTGTGCCTTTAGCCAGCCAAATCCTTGTTCTCACTTAGGGCGTTTGCAGATTCTACACACTAATTGGATAATTCAGtatgggactgaagagatggctcagccgttaaaggctagacTCATAACCAAAAACTTAATGCACTGTATTGGTTCTAAAATGGAAGTCATTAGCATGCCATCTTCTTTGCATTTTGCAATATTGATAAGCTCCTTGCACAACCTGCCAAGGCTTGCTGAGGGTTACCAGATTCTGTCTAGCATCATCAACAATACCTTTGCAGTCATGGATTAAGTTGTAGCAGTAATACACATTATAACAAATAGACAGCTGGTTTTCAGAGCTTGTCTGTGCCCCACCTAAAACACCCTGTCTCCCCAAAAGTGACTACTATACACTGACCTAGCACTTAGTTAACTGAAACCCCAGAGAAACACAACCTAGGTCCACACAGAAGCCGGCCCTTCAATGTTTGCAGTGGCTCGATCTGTAACAGCTTCAAACTGGAAACTGCCCAGTGTCTTTCAGTGACTGGATAGTAAACGGCATAACATAAttcaccaattaaaaaaaaaatgctcccgAATTTCTGAAACCCTCAGGTGAAACACAAAACATCTGAATAAAGGAAGTCAGTCTTAAAGGTTAAATACACATGTTTAGCTCCGGGTGTATGATAGTCTCAAGACGACAAAACTCTACTACCCAAACAAAAGCTATGGATGAAGAGAATGGCTCCAAAAGGAACTTCCTGAAGGAATTTTTCAGTGGGTGGAGGTGTCCTGAATCTGATATACTGTGGTGGTTACAAACATTTCTACAgaatctacaaaaataaaacaatattacgCACTCAAATGATAGATTCGTTTCCCTGTATGCTAGCTTCAAAAGTCTGTAGTGAGATGCAGGCAATCCTAAGCCTGGTGAAACAGAGAAGCTGACTTGTTGGTTTGTGGGTTCtcttcagttttccttctgtctgctgGGCAGACATAACTCAAATAATCTATGGAAAGTTGAAGGGAAAGCCCACATCAGTTGGCTGCCCCCCTTGGTAGAAGTTAAAGACCACagtctgtgtgcatgcgtgtgtgtgcacatgcgtgtgtgcatgtgtgtgctttatACACCTGTGGCGGTGGACATCAGACATctttcctcaatcactctccctCTTTCTTATGTTGTAAGACAGTCTTCCACGGAACCTGACGTTCATGGATCCTATTAGGTTGGCCGTCCTAGCAGAACCAGGGAGCCTTTTGTCTTGGCACTCCATTCCCTACCTCCAAGTGTTGAGGTTAGAGGCATGTGCCGCTGTGCTTGGCCTTTTCCATgaattctgggaatccaaactcaggttatcaTGCTTGTACGACAGGCATCTTATAGACCAAGTCATCCCTCAGCCCCCAGATCAGGTTTTGTGGGTGAGAAAATCTCAGACTAAAGGAGAAAGTGGATGCAATGGCCACAGCATCCACTGTTTTCCTCTGGCTGTGTCGCTTTTGTTCagctagctttatttttttctagagagAATCCTCACTGATCCCCAAGAAGCAAACCATCAAAGAGCAAAGGGCTTTCTGCTTCCCACTCTCGGACCCCACCTTCTCTAAGACGAACTTCCTAGAAATGGCTCTCTTCTGCCCTTGACCCATCAGATCCCTGGTCTCAGTGTTTCTCTGCTCATTTATAGTCTCGGCGAGCAGACCAACCATCTGAGCACAATATTGACACATACCGACCACTGACAGCTCCGTATATGTCTGCTGGAGGATGATTGATCCTTTGGGTGTCTTCTTTTGTATAAAGCAATCATACAAGCCCATGTCCTTTATCTGAACATTGTGGAGTCCTAGAGTCCAGTTTTCTCCATCAAAGCTTGTGCGGTTCAGGTACTTGGCATTCACGTTATCAAGTTTCTCTCTGCCAAAATAGTGCTCATACAGAACAGACTTTTTCTGGTCCTGCCAAAATACTACCAGCTCACTCAAGCTCATATTCTGGGCCTTTGTAGGATGGCATGGCAGGTATGCAGTCCTATTGAAATAAGCTTGCTTCTTCATGGCAACGGCATCtaaaatagagaaacagagaattagggaaggagaaacaagaaggaagaaattcCATTCTCCCCACGCAGCATCCAGCCTCCAGCTTTCCCGCCAGCGATGGTACTGGACAGATGGATGTTAGCATCTAGAACTGGGCATCCATGCTGGGCATCTGGGTTCGATCCTTGCTCTTGTTCCACTGGTCCCGTGTGCAGACTGTGGCCTTTGTGagtcccagttctctctcctgaTTAAGGAGGCGGTCTGAAGTAAAGTCTAGGATTCTCCCTGGCACTATCACTCTGTGGATTTCTAAACCAGAATATTGATCGTGACCACCGTGGTTGTCACAGGCTTCCATAGCTGCTAAGCCATCCCCCTAAACCATCCCTGTCCCATGCCAATCTGCTACTCTTTGGTTTGCTACTGTAATATATCCacacatatagatataaatatagatatagatatagtgaCTCTTGAGAGATTGTGGTGGTCAGAGCACGTAAAGACGTGAATAGAATGTCGGGAGTGAACTCTAAGCGGGGAGATGAGGAGGTGTGTCACATGGGAGAAACCCCAGAGAAACCGACTTGCTACTCCCAGGCAGCATTGCCTCTGGAAACTTTTATAACCTAAACGGAACATGCTGGAAAAGTTCAGAGAAAGGACGTGCTGGCATCAGCCAGCTTGTAGGACGCTTTTCTGGGCTGCAGAGCTACTTGGGACTCAGCAAGGAAAAAGCAAATAGAGGAAGCTGAGAGGCAAAGGGTGAGGCAAGGGTGCTGTTATTGGTCCCCGTGAACTTGGGAGCTGCCATGGGGAGCAGACGGGAGAAGGTTCTGCATAAAGACATAAAGAGCCATTCATCTTTCAGGATTCCAGGCAGGGATGAGCGGGATCCCATTCGAGTGTCGGTGATGCAGGGCAAGTTAAATTGACCTGATCCGTGGGCCTCCCTATATAGAACATAAATAGACAGGTAGCACTTGGCAAAACTGAACTGCCTGCAGACCACCGTGAGAACCTAGGATCGAGAGGTTGCGAGAGGTCTCAGGGGATGCTCCAGGCACCAGTGACATAAACATGCATGTCTGGGTTGGAGGAAGAGGGGAATCCCTGACTTCCCACAGCAGTGAAACTGGGCCCTGAGGACAGTTTACTCCATCCGGCCTTCTGTTACACC
Encoded proteins:
- the Cd86 gene encoding T-lymphocyte activation antigen CD86, which encodes MVLGLLFVTVFVLSDAVAMKKQAYFNRTAYLPCHPTKAQNMSLSELVVFWQDQKKSVLYEHYFGREKLDNVNAKYLNRTSFDGENWTLGLHNVQIKDMGLYDCFIQKKTPKGSIILQQTYTELSVVANFSDPKIEVQYKDRNSGINLTCSSQQGFPKPTKMYVWIANSTNEYSDEMLISQDNVTELFSVSINLSIPFPDDVWSVTAVCVLETESMTTSSTPQDIVLPRSESNEDERKSWIAAVITALIFFTLVLVYLINRYKRKQERPGIS